The following proteins are co-located in the Lacticaseibacillus paracasei subsp. paracasei genome:
- a CDS encoding IS30 family transposase: MAIITLIERSQIELMQHHTIQYIAATLGRSRISIRHELHRCPEGDYCAIIAQDHADTCRHRCGRHSILTPKLKRMVTEKLNLGWSPEMVGYAVHCAPHTIYHWIYQRQVDFQPSQLFDHGKRHKRRQDLRSRYNQAVGTSIEIRSESANRRTEKGHLEMDTVRGGRGSKAAVLTIVDRVTRLMATTKLENLSQNAVLKGFARLMVDFPGPVRSVTVDHGKEFSCDQALTKRYRIPVYFCHAYHPNERGTNERFNRELRYYFPKGTQFDQVSETDIQQATALINNKPRKCLRWQTPVQAVCKPLSRW, encoded by the coding sequence CTCAGATAGAACTGATGCAACACCACACGATTCAATACATCGCCGCGACCTTAGGCCGCTCTCGTATTTCTATTAGGCATGAGCTTCACCGTTGCCCTGAAGGTGATTACTGCGCCATTATAGCTCAGGATCATGCCGATACTTGTCGGCATCGTTGTGGTCGGCACTCGATTTTAACGCCTAAGTTGAAGCGGATGGTAACTGAGAAGCTAAACCTAGGTTGGTCCCCTGAAATGGTCGGTTATGCCGTTCACTGTGCGCCACACACGATTTACCACTGGATTTATCAAAGACAAGTCGATTTTCAGCCAAGCCAACTCTTTGATCACGGTAAACGTCATAAAAGAAGACAAGACCTTCGGTCGCGCTATAACCAAGCAGTAGGCACCTCAATTGAGATTCGCAGTGAGTCAGCTAATCGGCGAACCGAAAAAGGACATTTAGAGATGGATACAGTTCGCGGTGGTCGCGGGTCAAAGGCTGCTGTTTTGACCATTGTCGATCGGGTGACACGTTTAATGGCGACAACTAAGCTTGAAAACTTATCACAAAATGCTGTTCTCAAGGGATTTGCAAGACTGATGGTGGACTTTCCGGGTCCGGTTCGATCAGTGACGGTTGATCACGGTAAAGAGTTTTCCTGCGATCAGGCGCTTACAAAGCGCTATCGGATACCGGTTTACTTTTGCCACGCCTATCACCCGAATGAACGGGGCACAAATGAACGGTTCAATCGAGAACTTCGCTACTATTTCCCGAAGGGAACACAGTTTGATCAGGTTTCAGAGACCGATATTCAACAAGCCACAGCGCTTATCAATAACAAACCTAGAAAATGTCTCCGTTGGCAAACCCCAGTTCAAGCAGTGTGCAAGCCTCTTTCTAGGTGGTAA
- a CDS encoding MFS transporter, whose translation MSTSVKPQNRGLVMAAVFIATFMTSVEVTIVTTALPAIISDLHGLAYQSWIMSAYLLTTAITTPIYGKLADTIGRRGIFQWGVVLFTLGTLLSGLAPHIFLLILARALQGIGAGAVMPLTFTIIADYYDFAHRANVLALNNTAWGLSVLVGPLIGGFLVDQLSWHWVFFVNVPLGILVFLLIQIGYREPSREHGVLTIDWLGILWLAVTLIALLLGIQALDRQPVLAGVLLVLALVAGLLLYHQEQKAPDPLIAPKMFHNFTFTVQILTALLLSGVLIGYQVYFPIWLQSLYHLGATTAGLVVTSSSVLWLASSFLVGPLIKRFVPRTMTLWLVAILTLAYLLLTIASPHFPVWAFYVIAMINGTVMGIVISMNTVLSQHLVGKEYVGSATSILTLGRSLGQTLMTGIYGATLTLVIRANLHGTTFKAVNAAISANAAAKSHDPQVAATILTGLHGVFVMVVIVMVLVFILNLRDPNRHVIQ comes from the coding sequence ATGTCCACATCAGTAAAGCCTCAAAATCGCGGGCTTGTCATGGCGGCGGTTTTTATCGCCACATTCATGACTTCCGTTGAAGTTACCATTGTCACAACTGCTTTGCCAGCGATTATTAGTGACCTGCATGGATTGGCATATCAAAGTTGGATCATGAGTGCCTACTTGCTCACAACCGCTATTACCACACCGATTTATGGTAAATTAGCTGACACAATTGGCAGGCGCGGTATTTTTCAGTGGGGCGTGGTACTGTTCACGCTTGGTACCCTGTTAAGCGGGTTGGCACCGCATATCTTCTTGCTCATTTTGGCGCGGGCACTCCAAGGTATCGGTGCAGGCGCCGTGATGCCGCTGACATTTACCATTATTGCTGATTATTATGATTTTGCTCATCGGGCGAATGTCTTAGCGCTTAATAACACAGCTTGGGGACTTTCCGTCTTGGTCGGACCGCTAATTGGCGGTTTTCTGGTTGATCAATTGTCTTGGCATTGGGTCTTTTTTGTTAATGTGCCGCTTGGTATTCTCGTTTTTTTGCTTATTCAAATCGGTTATCGGGAACCTAGTCGTGAACACGGCGTTCTCACGATCGATTGGTTAGGGATTCTTTGGTTGGCGGTGACGCTGATTGCACTTCTACTTGGCATTCAGGCGCTGGATCGGCAACCAGTGCTCGCTGGCGTTTTATTAGTGCTGGCACTTGTGGCTGGCTTGCTATTGTACCATCAAGAACAGAAAGCCCCCGATCCGCTCATCGCGCCGAAAATGTTTCATAACTTCACGTTCACAGTGCAAATTTTAACTGCCTTGTTACTTAGCGGTGTCTTGATTGGCTATCAAGTTTACTTCCCGATCTGGCTTCAGTCGTTGTATCATCTCGGCGCGACAACAGCTGGTTTAGTTGTGACATCGAGTTCTGTCCTTTGGCTCGCCTCTTCATTTTTGGTCGGTCCATTAATCAAACGCTTTGTGCCGCGAACCATGACACTTTGGCTCGTCGCCATTCTGACCTTAGCTTACTTATTGCTCACCATTGCTTCCCCGCATTTTCCGGTTTGGGCTTTTTATGTCATTGCCATGATTAACGGCACGGTGATGGGCATTGTGATCAGTATGAATACCGTTTTGAGCCAGCATCTTGTTGGCAAAGAATACGTTGGTTCCGCCACCAGCATCCTAACCCTTGGCCGTTCGCTCGGGCAAACTTTGATGACCGGTATCTATGGTGCCACTTTGACGCTCGTGATTCGCGCTAATTTGCACGGTACCACTTTTAAAGCTGTCAATGCCGCGATTAGTGCTAATGCTGCCGCCAAAAGCCACGATCCTCAGGTAGCTGCCACCATTCTCACTGGCTTACACGGTGTTTTCGTGATGGTGGTCATCGTGATGGTGCTTGTGTTTATCCTCAATTTGCGCGATCCTAATCGCCACGTCATTCAATAA
- a CDS encoding ABC transporter ATP-binding protein, protein MIIAKHIQLVAEHILISDASFTLSTGKIYGLSAPNGSGKSTLLRSLAGLRKSDGGTISFSDLPSQTSIKEQCFYFENSSWLDSNLTGYDYLNLINHLWKADPKHIEEAITTWQMQDFINRPIKKYSLGMKQKVVLGMYQATNARYWLFDEPTLALDKQSVATFLNYLSTARAKNKMVIFSSHAGDEVFHICDHILSITNPSLFLDGVKTNG, encoded by the coding sequence ATGATTATTGCAAAACATATTCAGTTAGTCGCAGAACACATACTTATCAGCGATGCTTCATTTACACTGAGCACTGGGAAAATCTATGGACTTTCCGCGCCAAATGGCAGTGGCAAATCGACTCTTTTACGTTCTTTAGCTGGTTTACGAAAAAGTGACGGTGGAACCATCAGCTTTAGCGATCTTCCATCTCAAACTTCCATCAAAGAACAATGTTTCTACTTTGAGAACTCTTCGTGGCTAGATTCAAATTTAACTGGGTATGATTATCTAAATTTGATCAATCATCTTTGGAAGGCTGATCCTAAACATATCGAAGAAGCAATAACTACTTGGCAGATGCAAGACTTTATTAACCGCCCTATTAAGAAGTACTCTCTTGGCATGAAACAAAAGGTCGTATTGGGCATGTATCAAGCCACAAACGCTCGTTATTGGCTGTTTGATGAACCTACGCTGGCGCTTGATAAACAATCGGTGGCTACTTTTCTAAATTACTTGAGCACTGCTCGAGCGAAAAATAAAATGGTCATTTTTTCATCACATGCAGGAGATGAAGTCTTTCATATATGTGATCACATCTTATCAATCACGAATCCAAGCCTTTTTCTTGATGGAGTAAAAACTAATGGGTAG